CGTTCGAGCAAACATGTCTTGGGATTTTTATGGATACTGGCGAGCTTGCTCGCTGCCCTGCAAACGGCTGTTGCAGCCGACGATAAAAATGCCGCGGCAACCACGGTTGCCGTTATTCGCATCAACGGCGCGATCAATCCCTTGACGGCGGAATACATTACCGATGCCATCAACGACGCGGTTAACGAAAAACGCGAATGCCTGATTATTGAGTTGGATACGCCCGGCGGTTTGATGGAATCCACTCGCTTGATCACGAAAGCGATGCTTGCGAGTGAAGTGCCGGTCGTGGTATATGTCTCTCCCACCGGCGCGCGCGCGGCTTCCGCGGGTGTTTTCATTACCTATGCCTCACACATCGCCGCGATGGCGCCTACCAGCAACATCGGCGCGGCGCATCCTGTTGGCCTCGGCGGCGAAGGCGGCAAAACGGATTCCAGCAACACCATGATCGAGAAAGTCACGAACGATGCCGTGGCGCAAGTCAAGGTCATTGCCGAAAAACGCGGCCGCAATGCCCAATGGGCGGAAGATGCCGTGCGCAAAAGCGTTTCCATCACGGCAAAAGAAGCTCTAGCGTTGAACGTCATCGATTTGATCGCGCCCGACCTCGACAGTCTGCTGGTACTGATCAACGATCGCGAAGTCGAATTGATAAATCGCAAGCATACCTTGAAAACCGCCGGCGCAACCCTCGTCATCAAGGAAATGAACTGGCGTCACAAACTGCTCGACCGCATATCGGATCCCAACATTGCTTACATTTTTATGTTGCTCGGCATCTACGGCCTTTTTTTCGAATTGTCGAATCCGGGCGCAGTATTGCCGGGAGTGCTGGGCGGTATTTTTTTGATTCTCGGGTTGTATGCGCTGCAAACGTTGCCGGTGAATTGGGCCGGCGTGCTATTGATCCTGTTCGGCGTCTTACTATTCATCCTGGAGGTGAAAGTGACGAGTTACGGCGCGCTGACCATCGGCGGCATCGTCGCGATGTTTCTCGGCTCTCTTATGCTCTTTAAAGAGCCCCAAACCGATTTCGAACCGGTGGCGAAACTCTCGCTGCAAGTCATTCTGGCGGCAACACTCTCGACTGCTCTCTTTTTTATTATTGCCATCGGCATGGTGGTGCGCTCGCAGCGCCGGCCAACGGTGACAGGCGCGGAAGGTATGATCGGTGAAATCGGGGAAGCCTTAACGCCCATCGCGCCCAACGGTAAAGTGAGAGTTCACGGTGAAATTTGGTGGGCAAAAAGCGCCGCGCCGATTGCTGCAGGAGAAAAAGTGAAAGTCGTTTTAGTCGAGGGTTTGCAGATCACCGTCGAAAAGGTGTAAGGCAGTCGTTGCGCAAACAATTTCAGGCACAAAGACAGGTTGACCGTGTCTGGTGCCGCAAAACGTTTTAACTCAAAAACTGGAACAGGTAAGGAGGAGACATGATGGGCTTGCCGATTTGGATGATATTTTTGATCGTGTTCGGCATCATGATTCTGGCCATGGCGATTCAAGTGGTGCGCGAATATGAACGCTTGGTGGTTTTTCGTTTGGGTAAGCATGTCGGCGCGCGGGGTCCGGGGTTGGTTCTGATTATTCCGTTTGTCGAACGGTTTGTCAAAGTCAGCACCCGTCTGATCGCCATGGATGTGCCGCCGCAAGATGTAATCACGCGCGATAACGTTTCGATCAAAGTCAATGCCGTGCTTTATTTTCGCGTGATCGATCCCAATCGCGCCGTATTGGATGTCGAGGATTTCTTGTTTGCGACCTCACA
This is a stretch of genomic DNA from Cytophagia bacterium CHB2. It encodes these proteins:
- a CDS encoding nodulation protein NfeD, with translation MLAALQTAVAADDKNAAATTVAVIRINGAINPLTAEYITDAINDAVNEKRECLIIELDTPGGLMESTRLITKAMLASEVPVVVYVSPTGARAASAGVFITYASHIAAMAPTSNIGAAHPVGLGGEGGKTDSSNTMIEKVTNDAVAQVKVIAEKRGRNAQWAEDAVRKSVSITAKEALALNVIDLIAPDLDSLLVLINDREVELINRKHTLKTAGATLVIKEMNWRHKLLDRISDPNIAYIFMLLGIYGLFFELSNPGAVLPGVLGGIFLILGLYALQTLPVNWAGVLLILFGVLLFILEVKVTSYGALTIGGIVAMFLGSLMLFKEPQTDFEPVAKLSLQVILAATLSTALFFIIAIGMVVRSQRRPTVTGAEGMIGEIGEALTPIAPNGKVRVHGEIWWAKSAAPIAAGEKVKVVLVEGLQITVEKV